The genome window TTTGCAAAGGGAAGGTTCGTCATGCCGCCGTCCACCAGTTTGACTCGGTCTGCAATCTTGGCCGCCGCCAACTGCTGCTTAACGACCGGCAGGGTTTGCCCCCACGCCGCCACGCTGGTCACCTTGCCCGGCGCCTGCAACCGTTCTGCCGTCAGCTTGAGGTCCGCGGGCCGGCCTGCATTAAAGGCTAGGACCTGGGCATCCGCTGGCAGGTCAAGGCGGTCCAACAGCTGCCGCAGAATCTTTTCGTGCCCGCTCGAAATCGTGTGGAAGAAGATTCCCGCCCAGATAATAATCAGGGCGACCCAAATCAAGTTCCAGTATTCGTGGCTGGCAAAGGCGGCGAAGAGGCCGCTGATTACAGCCAGCAGGGCGATTATACTAATGGTAACAACGGTAATTGCACGGTTTCTCACTTTAACTTTCTCCTTATTTCTGCTTTTGAACAATTTCATTGAGGTGCTGGATATCATTAATGTTGCCCACTACGGTAATTTTATCGTGGGGCTGGATGATGTCATTGGCCTGGGGCACCTGGTTGATCTGGTCATCCTGGCTAACGATAATGATCACGTTCACCCGGTAGCGGTTGCGGAAGTCCAGTTCATCGAGGGACTTGCCGAAAAATTTCGGGTTATTGATACTCAACTCGGCCAGGGTGGTTTCCTTGCTCAGGGTAACGTAATCGACCAGGCTCGGGTTAAGTTGCTGAAAAATCAGCCGCTTTGCCAGGTCATGCTCGGGCCGCACTACCAGGTCAGCGCCGATTCGCTCCAGGACCCGGGCGTGGTTAACGTTTTCAGCCCGGCAAATAACATCGGCCGCTCCTAATTCCTTGGCAATCAGGGTTGCCATGATACTAGCCTCAACGTTTTTACCAATTGAAATGTAGACGTGGTCAAAATTGCCAATATCAAGTTCCCTGAGGGCGTCTTCATCCTGCGCGTCCGCAACGATTGCCCGCATCACAGTCCCCGCTAGTTCGTTTACCACCTCGGGATTAATATCGATTGCTAACACTTCCTGACCAGCCTCAACGAGGGAATCGCAAATGGACGCCCCAAACTGGCCGATTCCAATAACGGCATAGCTTTCCTTATTAGCCAATTAACACACTCTCCTCTGGATAACGATAACTCTTCACCTTTGGCTGCGAATTAAAAATCGAGAACATCACCGTGTAGATACCAACCCGGCCAATGAACATCAGAACCATAATAACCAGCTGGCCAAAGAGGTTCAGGCTCTGGGTGATTCCCAGCGAAATCCCGGTCGTCCCGAAAGCTGCCAGGACCTCAAAGGTAACGTACGCCAGTGAGTCATGAGCCGGCAGCTGCTGGGTAAGTACCAGTAGCAGGATTGCCAGGAGAACGATAAAAAGCGCGACAAAAAAGAGGGTCAGCGCCCGGTTAATGTTTTCCTGCGTAAACCGCCGGTGGGCAAAGTTGGTATCCCGCTGTCCCCGTAAGGTCGCGATACTCTGCGTTGCCAGCAGGCCGATAGTGGTGGTTTTCACCCCACCAGCCGTCGAGCCCGGGGTACCACCGATAAACATCAAAATAATGGTCACACTAATCCCCGCCGCGCTGAGTTTGGTGTACGGGAAGGTAATCAGCCCCGCCGTCCGGGGAGTAATCGCCATAAAGACGGTGTTCAGCAACCGCTGGGGCCCGCTAATCTGGCCGCTCAGCTGGGCGAGATTCCGCTCCGTCAGCAAATACACCAAAAA of Limosilactobacillus oris contains these proteins:
- a CDS encoding class I SAM-dependent methyltransferase, with the translated sequence MRNRAITVVTISIIALLAVISGLFAAFASHEYWNLIWVALIIIWAGIFFHTISSGHEKILRQLLDRLDLPADAQVLAFNAGRPADLKLTAERLQAPGKVTSVAAWGQTLPVVKQQLAAAKIADRVKLVDGGMTNLPFANQLFDYVIIDAALHNITPAIQRGRALQEAARVLKADGTLLIIDTKYMAEYRQVLNNMGIDDVQVSKTGFDGWWGGPWISTKILLAKRS
- a CDS encoding potassium channel family protein, producing the protein MANKESYAVIGIGQFGASICDSLVEAGQEVLAIDINPEVVNELAGTVMRAIVADAQDEDALRELDIGNFDHVYISIGKNVEASIMATLIAKELGAADVICRAENVNHARVLERIGADLVVRPEHDLAKRLIFQQLNPSLVDYVTLSKETTLAELSINNPKFFGKSLDELDFRNRYRVNVIIIVSQDDQINQVPQANDIIQPHDKITVVGNINDIQHLNEIVQKQK